Proteins co-encoded in one Strix uralensis isolate ZFMK-TIS-50842 chromosome 2, bStrUra1, whole genome shotgun sequence genomic window:
- the MLF2 gene encoding myeloid leukemia factor 2 isoform X2 — MFRLMRDGEPEDPMFAMDPFAIHRQHMNRVLSGSFGFGPLLGITDGTTPGARQAGRRMQAGAVSPFGMLGMAGGFIDMFGMMNDMIGNMEHMTSGANCQTFTSSTVISYSNLGDGPKVYQETSEMRSAPGGIRETRRTVRDSDSGLEQMSIGHHIRERAHIMQRSRNHRTGDQEERQDYINMDESDAAAFDDEWRRETSRFRPQRGLDYRRHEGGSGRRAEGTRLAIQGPEDSPSRQSRRYDW; from the exons GGACCCTTTTGCCATCCACCGGCAGCACATGAACCGCGTGCTTTCTGGAAGTTTCGGCTTCGGCCCGCTCCTTGGCATCACTGATGGAACCACACCTGGGGCTCGCCAGGCTGGCCGTAGAATGCAG gcaggagctgttTCGCCCTTCGGGATGCTCGGCATG GCAGGTGGCTTCATAGATATGTTTGGGATGATGAATGACATGATTGGAAACATG GAGCATATGACAAGCGGTGCAAACTGCCAGACGTTTACCTCCTCAACTGTCATCTCCTATTCCAACCTGGGTGATGGGCCTAAAGTCTATCAAGAGACCTCAGAGATGCGTTCGGCACCTGGCGGG ATCCGTGAGACCAGACGGACCGTAAGGGACTCGGACAGTGGCTTGGAACAAATGTCGATTGGACACCACATCAGGGAGCGGGCCCACATCATGCAGCGGTCCCGGAACCATCGCACGGGTGACCAGGAGGAGAGGCAGGACTACATCAACATGGATGAGA GTGACGCAGCCGCTTTCGACGATGAGTGGAGGCGAGAGACGTCCCGTTTCCGGCCGCAGCGGGGGCTGGATTACCGACGTCACGAAGGCGGCAGCGGCCGTCGGGCTGAAGGGACTCGTCTTGCGATCCAGGGCCCTGAGGATTCTCCTTCCAGACAGTCCCGTCGGTACGACTGGTGA